In a genomic window of Sulfuriferula nivalis:
- the rsgA gene encoding ribosome small subunit-dependent GTPase A: MSAIPLLEGRVIASYGRHYQVEVDQQQVLDCVTRGKQSNVACGDWVRLKLTSPNQGVIESIITRTSLLYRSVEHRSKLIAANVDLAVIVVSPVPSYYDLLVNRCLIAAQAAGIESLICLNKSDLGEVADAAYTKLCSYRELGYNLIRVSAKHDISQLTPYLQGKTSVLVGQSGMGKSSLINALLPEAAVATRDVSSALDSGKHTTTSATLYHLNANSHIIDSPGMQAFGLNHIRAGELDQLFTEFRPYIGHCKYSNCRHTHEPNCAVLNAHEAGKISDARLSAYQDILRGLS, translated from the coding sequence ATGAGCGCCATTCCTCTACTCGAAGGTCGCGTCATTGCCAGCTATGGTCGGCATTATCAAGTTGAAGTTGACCAACAGCAGGTACTTGACTGCGTAACCCGTGGCAAACAAAGCAATGTCGCATGTGGTGATTGGGTCAGGCTCAAACTCACCAGTCCCAATCAGGGCGTAATTGAATCCATCATCACCCGAACCAGCCTGCTCTACCGCTCCGTCGAACATCGCAGCAAACTCATTGCCGCCAATGTCGATCTTGCTGTTATCGTCGTTTCGCCCGTACCCAGTTATTACGATTTGCTGGTCAATCGCTGCCTCATTGCCGCACAAGCCGCAGGCATAGAGAGCCTGATCTGCCTCAACAAATCCGATCTGGGTGAAGTTGCCGATGCCGCCTACACTAAGCTATGCAGCTATCGCGAACTCGGCTACAACCTCATACGCGTCTCCGCCAAACATGACATCAGCCAGCTCACGCCCTATTTACAAGGCAAAACCAGCGTCCTTGTCGGCCAGTCAGGCATGGGGAAATCCAGCTTGATCAACGCACTACTCCCCGAAGCCGCCGTCGCCACCCGTGACGTTTCCAGCGCGTTAGACTCAGGCAAACACACAACCACCAGCGCCACACTCTACCACCTCAACGCTAACAGCCACATCATCGACTCACCAGGGATGCAAGCATTCGGCCTCAACCATATCCGCGCAGGCGAACTAGACCAACTATTCACCGAATTCCGCCCCTACATAGGCCATTGCAAATACAGTAACTGCCGCCACACTCACGAACCCAACTGCGCTGTGCTCAATGCGCACGAAGCTGGCAAAATCAGTGATGCACGCCTGTCAGCTTATCAGGATATATTGCGGGGATTAAGCTAA